CGGATTGTGAAGCAGGAGCGCGGGATGAAGGTAGCTCTTATAGCTGCGGATGTGATCTCTGATTTTAACGGCAATTGGGATAGCCTTGGTAAAGCGATTAAGGAAGAGCAGACGGGGATTCTGCTTGGCAGTATCAAGGAGCAGGGGCTCTTCTCGGCAAGATTGCCTTATGGCATGACGGAGAAGGAAATGGACAATTATGATGGCTATTTCATTCATAAGAGCAAATTTGTAGGCATGAGATGTGCAACCATTCCGGCCAATGATGCTACGCAATCTTTAGTGCTTACTAATTAACATTACGGGTGCCGAGATCCTAAATATCTGAGGGGAAATGGATATGTCAACTGTATCAGAAATCAAGAATAAGGCCAGCCGGGTATCAGAAGTAAAAAGTGATATCAATAGCGAGGCTTCAAGCTGCTATGGGCAGGTTAATGATTCGAGTTCCTGGTGGCAGGGGGACGCAGCTAAGGCTTTTCGAACCGGATATAAGGAGTTGCACACAGATATCAAATCTCTGATCAGTAAAATGACAAGCCTGTCCTCCAATCTGAGCAGTTTAAGTAGTAAAGTTCAACGGGCAGATGATGAGAAAAGATTAGCTGCCGAGGCTGCGGCCAGGGCTGAGGCTCAGAAGAAGGCATCCAAGATCATGCAGTATTAGGTAGATAGGAACAGCTTGAAAGGAGGTGAAATAAAAATGGCAGCGAACCAACAAAAGTTTGATTTTGACCAAGCTAAAAACTTGGAGTCCAAACTACAAAGTGAAATCAGTAAAATCGAAGCTGATCTGAAAAAGATGGCGACTATGGTTGAAGGTGTCAGATCTTGGTGGTCTGGTGGCTCGGAAGAGGCATTTATTGGTAATTTCCAAACAACTAAAGCGGAAGTAGTTAAAAGCCTGAACGTTTGGGTTGATGATTACAAGAAGCTGATCCAGAATATTGCTGAAATCAAGAGACAAAGTGATGCAGATCTTGCAAGTCAACTCAAAATCTAATCAGGTAAGTGTGGACATGGTGGCGGCTATAGTCGCCACCATGTCTAGCGTTTTATAGGTAAGCTAGGTTGGAAAATAACTATTTAACATATATAGAGTGAACAAGAAGAGAATTAGAAGGAAGATAAGTCTTTGAAAGTAAGGAGGGGAGTTAATGGGAATAAAGAAAGTTGGAGTAGTGCTAGTGTCTATGGTTCTAGTTCTTGTTATGTTGTCGGGAATATCATCCGCGGCACCATCGTCTTTAAGGGTAAAGCTCAACGGAGTAGGAATCTCTTTTCCGGATGCCCAGCCTTATGTAGATAAGAATAATCGGGTACAGGTTCCTGTTCGATTTGTAAGTGAAGCACTTGGTGCCAAGGTGGGCTGGGCCAGCAAGACACAGGAAGTTACGATTGAACTCGATGGAACAAAGCTCGTCCTAACCATTGGCAAGAAATCCTATAAAATCAACGAGTCTACTAAACTCATGGATACGGCTGCCTTAAGAAAATCGAACAGAACCTTCGTTCCATTGCGCTTTGTAAGTGAAGGCTTGGGAGCCAAGGTGAAGTGGGATTCAGCCAATTATACCGTTGAGATTACAACGGGGGATGGAACGACAGCTTCTAGTGGGGAGACTGATGAAAATCCAGCTTTGAAGCCAGTTGATCAAGAGACTTGGGAAGCCTCCAGATCTATGGAGGGAAAGACTGACAAACGAACGACGGAAGGCTTTAGCTATTATAGTATTTATAAATCTGGATTATCACCGGGTACAACTCATTATAAAAAAGAGTACGGAAATACTAGAACAATCTTGAGCATATTGTTGACTATGGATAACCTTGATGCACAAGCTAAAGATCTTGATGAACTTTTACGCCAAAAGATAGACGGTAAAACGGTAGATGAAGTTACGAAATATGTAAGGCAAAAGAAGAACCAGGAAGATGTACTTTCAGAAAAAGTATTTAAAGATGATACCTATAAAATTGTTGTGGAATCAAAGGAATGGCTTGATGTGAATATAGAAGTTTGGTATAAGTAGGGTTTTCTATGAAAAATATATTTAATAGACATCAGGGATTAGAGGGATACAGTGATTCACGTACAGAAGGCAGCAATACCAAATATAATTACCGTGAATATGTAAAGGAAGGACAGTATATTTACAAAATTACGGAAACGTCAAAGATAACCATTCAAGTAAATCCTGAAAATATCCCTTTATAACACCCATGCCAATATGCCAAATGGGAATTATAGTATCAAGGTTTGGTTTGATGACACGAAGTTAACTGAAATGAAGCATATGTACAGCAACCTAGACCTCCTAAAAGGCATTGCAGACATGGATTCAATCAATGTAACTGTAGTAGGTTCAATGTTTGATGATTTGAATAATTAGACTAGATATGGCGGCAAAAGATAAACTTTTGTCGCCATGTTTGTTATTAGAACTTGATATGGGAAAGGAAATCATTAATGAGTAGTATCAAAGTGGACTCTACTAAACTGGAGGAGCTATCTGCTAATAGAGTATATATTTTAATTACTTTAATTCTAATGATTATATTCTTAGTTGCATGCGACTCGACAAAGAAATTATCCGAAGAACCAAAAGAATCTTCAACGGCAATAGGTAATCAAGTCACACTTGAGCAGGCTACTGAGCTTAAACCGGAATTTGATTTGAGTAATCCAACTTTTTATCAAAATTTC
The window above is part of the Paenibacillus lutimineralis genome. Proteins encoded here:
- a CDS encoding WXG100 family type VII secretion target; the encoded protein is MSTVSEIKNKASRVSEVKSDINSEASSCYGQVNDSSSWWQGDAAKAFRTGYKELHTDIKSLISKMTSLSSNLSSLSSKVQRADDEKRLAAEAAARAEAQKKASKIMQY
- a CDS encoding copper amine oxidase N-terminal domain-containing protein, giving the protein MGIKKVGVVLVSMVLVLVMLSGISSAAPSSLRVKLNGVGISFPDAQPYVDKNNRVQVPVRFVSEALGAKVGWASKTQEVTIELDGTKLVLTIGKKSYKINESTKLMDTAALRKSNRTFVPLRFVSEGLGAKVKWDSANYTVEITTGDGTTASSGETDENPALKPVDQETWEASRSMEGKTDKRTTEGFSYYSIYKSGLSPGTTHYKKEYGNTRTILSILLTMDNLDAQAKDLDELLRQKIDGKTVDEVTKYVRQKKNQEDVLSEKVFKDDTYKIVVESKEWLDVNIEVWYK